One genomic segment of Theobroma cacao cultivar B97-61/B2 chromosome 6, Criollo_cocoa_genome_V2, whole genome shotgun sequence includes these proteins:
- the LOC18597183 gene encoding probable F-box protein At4g22030 has protein sequence MASLQASNLVLSSSSKQIHAAISVPKLPSIRLSVPKVPATKVLSEQLNTREGFINTIPVEKNVTRTTLVQESSSLSRATVQLYALLEAVADRVEMHINIGEQRENWNTLLLNSINMITLTAATMAGVTATGGAGVSILGLKLASTVLFSAATGMLVMMNKIQPSQLVEEQRNATRLFKQLQSQIQTLLAVGSPSKDDVKDAMEKVLALDKAYPLPLLGVMLEKFPKSLEPAVWWPKNQSPKTNKSQETKHFNRKVENNGWTEELETEMREIVEVIKRKDSEDYERLGNKVLKINKVLAKSGPLLTGIAALGSAFMGSSHGPWAAIVAAVAGALASAVNTFEHGCQVGMVFEMYRNNAGFFKLVQESIESNLDENDEEKRENGELLEMKVALQLGRSLSQLRDLAKKSSYSRVEGSPIDEFASKLF, from the coding sequence ATGGCTTCTTTACAGGCTTCTAACCTTGTGctgtcttcttcttcaaagCAAATCCATGCTGCTATATCTGTCCCTAAGCTTCCATCAATCCGGCTTTCAGTTCCAAAAGTACCAGCAACCAAAGTGTTGTCTGAGCAATTGAATACTAGGGAGGGGTTCATCAACACAATCCCAGTTGAGAAGAATGTCACTAGGACAACTTTGGTTCAAGAAAGCTCGTCCCTTTCCAGGGCTACTGTTCAGCTTTATGCTCTCTTAGAGGCTGTTGCTGATAGAGTGGAGATGCACATCAACATCGGCGAACAACGTGAAAACTGGAATACCCTTCTGCTTAATTCCATTAACATGATCACTCTCACTGCCGCAACCATGGCTGGCGTCACAGCAACAGGCGGCGCTGGGGTTTCTATTTTGGGTTTGAAGTTGGCATCCACTGTCTTGTTCTCCGCAGCCACGGGGATGTTGGTTATGATGAACAAGATCCAACCCTCACAACTTGTGGAAGAGCAACGTAACGCAACAAGATTGTTTAAGCAGCTTCAGAGCCAAATACAAACCCTACTCGCTGTTGGTTCTCCAAGCAAAGATGACGTGAAAGATGCTATGGAGAAAGTCTTGGCCCTTGATAAAGCTTACCCTCTTCCCTTGCTTGGTGTAATGCTTGAAAAATTCCCAAAAAGTTTGGAGCCTGCTGTTTGGTGGCCTAAAAACCAGTCtccaaaaacaaacaaatcacAAGAAACAAAGCACTTCAATAGAAAGGTAGAGAACAATGGATGGACCGAAGAGCTAGAAACAGAAATGAGAGAAATCGTTGAGGTGATTAAGAGAAAAGACAGTGAAGATTATGAGAGACTAGGCAACAAGGTATTAAAGATCAACAAAGTTTTAGCTAAATCAGGGCCATTACTAACTGGAATTGCAGCTCTAGGGTCTGCCTTCATGGGGTCTTCCCATGGGCCCTGGGCAGCAATAGTGGCAGCTGTTGCAGGAGCTTTAGCGTCAGCTGTCAACACTTTTGAGCACGGTTGCCAAGTTGGTATGGTGTTTGAGATGTACAGAAACAATGCCGGCTTCTTCAAACTCGTGCAGGAATCAATCGAATCAAACCTCGACGAAAATGATgaggagaaaagagagaatGGGGAATTGCTGGAAATGAAGGTGGCATTGCAGTTGGGAAGAAGCTTATCCCAGCTGAGAGATCTAGCCAAGAAATCCAGTTATTCTCGTGTAGAAGGAAGCCCCATTGATGAATTTGCAAGCAAGCTCTTCTAA
- the LOC18597182 gene encoding probable F-box protein At4g22030: protein MASLQASNFVLSSSSKQIHAAISVPKLPSIRLSVPKVPTRVLSDELNTRDGFINTIPVEKNVTRTTLVQESSSVSMATVQLYAILEAVADRVEMHSNIGEQRENWNTLLLNSINMITLTAATMAGVTATGGAGVSILGLKLASTLLFSAATGMLVMMNKIQPSQLVEEQRNATRLFKQLQSQIQTLLAIGSPSKGDVKDAMEKVLALDKAYPLPLLGVMLEKFPESLEPAVWWPKNQSPKTNKSQETKHFNRKVDNNGWTEELETEMREIVEVIKRKDSEDYERLGNKALKINKVLAKSGPLLTGIAALGSAFMGSSNGPWAAIVAAVAGALASAVNTFEHGGQVGMVFEMYRNNTGFFKLVQESIESNLDENDVEKRENGELLEMKVALQLGRSLSRLRDLAKKSSYSRIEGSPIDEFASKLF, encoded by the coding sequence ATGGCTTCTTTGCAGGCTTCTAATTTTGTGctgtcttcttcttcaaagCAAATCCATGCTGCTATATCTGTCCCAAAGCTTCCATCAATCCGGCTTTCAGTTCCAAAAGTACCAACCAGAGTGTTGTCTGATGAATTGAATACTAGGGATGGGTTCATCAACACAATCCCAGTTGAAAAGAATGTCACTAGGACAACATTGGTTCAAGAAAGCTCGTCAGTTTCAATGGCCACCGTTCAGCTTTATGCTATTTTAGAGGCTGTTGCTGATAGAGTGGAGATGCACAGCAACATCGGCGAACAACGCGAAAACTGGAATACCCTTCTGCTTAATTCCATTAACATGATCACTCTCACTGCCGCAACCATGGCTGGCGTTACAGCAACAGGCGGAGCTGGGGTTTCTATTTTGGGTTTGAAGTTGGCATCCACTCTCTTGTTCTCCGCAGCCACGGGAATGTTGGTTATGATGAACAAGATCCAACCCTCACAACTTGTGGAAGAGCAACGTAACGCAACAAGATTGTTTAAGCAGCTTCAGAGCCAAATACAAACCTTACTCGCTATTGGCTCTCCAAGCAAAGGTGACGTGAAAGATGCTATGGAGAAAGTCTTGGCCCTTGATAAAGCTTACCCTCTTCCCTTGCTTGGTGTAATGCTTGAAAAATTCCCAGAAAGTTTGGAGCCTGCTGTTTGGTGGCCTAAAAACCAGTCtccaaaaacaaacaaatcacAAGAAACAAAGCATTTCAATAGAAAGGTAGACAACAATGGATGGACCGAAGAGCTAGAAACAGAAATGAGAGAAATCGTTGAGGTGATTAAGAGAAAAGACAGCGAAGATTATGAGAGACTAGGCAACAAGGCATTGAAGATCAACAAAGTTTTAGCTAAATCAGGGCCATTACTAACTGGAATTGCAGCTCTAGGGTCTGCCTTCATGGGGTCTTCCAATGGGCCCTGGGCAGCAATAGTGGCAGCTGTTGCAGGAGCTTTAGCTTCAGCTGTCAACACTTTTGAGCACGGCGGCCAAGTTGGTATGGTGTTTGAGATGTACAGAAACAATACCGGCTTCTTCAAACTCGTGCAGGAATCAATCGAATCAAACCTCGACGAAAATGATgtggagaaaagagaaaatggggaGTTGTTGGAAATGAAGGTGGCATTGCAGTTGGGAAGAAGCTTATCCCGGCTGAGAGATCTAGCCAAGAAATCCAGTTATTCTCGTATTGAAGGAAGCCCCATTGATGAATTTGCAAGCAAGCTCTTCTAA
- the LOC18597181 gene encoding probable F-box protein At4g22030 has protein sequence MASLQASNLVLSSSSKQIHAAISVPKLPSIRFSVPKVPATKVLSEELNARDGFISTVPIEKYITRTTLVQESSSFSMATIQLYALLEAVADRVEMHSNIGEQRENWNTLLLNSINMITLTAATMAGVTATGGAGVSIWGLKLASTLLFSTATGLLVMMNKIQPSQLVEEQRNATRLFKQLQSQIRTQLAVGSPSKEDVKDAMEKVLALDKAYPLPLLGVMLEKFPASLEPAVWWPKNQSPKTNKSQETKHFNRKVENNGWTEELETEMREIAEVIKRKDSEDYERLGNKALKINKVLAKSGPLLTGIAALGSAFMGSSNGPWAAIVAAVAGALASVVNTFEHGGQVGMVFEMYRNNTGFFKLVQESIESNLDENDVEKRENGELLEMKVALQLGRSLSQLRDLAKKSSYSRIEGSPIDEFASKLF, from the coding sequence ATGGCTTCTTTACAGGCCTCTAATCTTGTGctgtcttcttcttcaaagCAAATCCATGCTGCCATATCTGTCCCCAAGCTTCCCTCAATCCGGTTTTCAGTTCCAAAAGTACCAGCAACCAAAGTATTGTCTGAGGAATTGAATGCTAGGGATGGGTTCATCAGCACAGTCCCAATTGAAAAGTATATCACTAGAACAACATTGGTTCAAGAAAGCTCATCCTTTTCAATGGCTACCATTCAGCTTTATGCTCTCTTAGAGGCTGTTGCTGATAGAGTGGAGATGCACAGCAATATCGGCGAACAACGCGAAAACTGGAACACCCTTCTGCTTAATTCCATTAACATGATCACTCTCACTGCCGCAACCATGGCTGGCGTCACAGCAACCGGCGGCGCTGGGGTTTCTATTTGGGGTTTGAAGTTGGCATCCACTCTCTTGTTCTCCACAGCCACGGGATTGTTGGTTATGATGAACAAGATCCAACCCTCCCAACTTGTGGAAGAGCAACGTAACGCGACAAGATTGTTCAAGCAGCTTCAGAGCCAAATACGAACCCAACTTGCTGTTGGTTCTCCAAGCAAAGAAGACGTAAAAGATGCTATGGAGAAAGTCTTGGCCCTTGATAAAGCTTACCCTCTTCCCTTGCTTGGTGTAATGCTTGAAAAATTCCCAGCAAGTTTAGAGCCTGCTGTTTGGTGGCCTAAAAACCAGTCtccaaaaacaaacaaatcacAAGAAACAAAGCACTTCAATAGAAAGGTAGAGAACAATGGATGGACCGAAGAGCTAGAAACAGAAATGAGAGAAATCGCTGAGGTGATTAAGAGAAAAGACAGCGAAGATTATGAGAGACTAGGCAACAAGGCATTGAAGATCAACAAAGTTTTAGCTAAATCAGGGCCATTACTAACTGGAATTGCAGCTCTAGGGTCTGCCTTCATGGGGTCTTCCAATGGGCCCTGGGCAGCAATAGTGGCAGCTGTTGCAGGAGCTTTAGCGTCCGTTGTCAACACTTTTGAGCACGGTGGCCAAGTTGGTATGGTGTTTGAGATGTACAGAAACAATACCGGCTTCTTCAAACTCGTGCAGGAATCGATCGAATCAAACCTTGACGAAAATGATGTGGAGAAAAGAGAGAATGGAGAGTTGTTGGAAATGAAGGTGGCATTGCAGTTGGGAAGAAGCTTATCCCAGCTAAGAGATCTAGCCAAGAAATCCAGTTATTCTCGTATAGAAGGAAGCCCCATTGATGAATTTGCAAGCAAGCTCTTCTAA